One Gemmatimonadota bacterium DNA window includes the following coding sequences:
- a CDS encoding polysaccharide deacetylase family protein, with protein sequence MLAATLLAAALMTQGDTGRRIAITFDDLPLSRAATPVAAQESLTVALVAALTAARVPAIGFVNEGKLRGDDRAVDPRRVALLTRWLDAGLELGNHTATHPDLHQVPLADVEADLLAGEAILRPLLAARGATPRYFRHPYLHTGRSLAVRDALLAFLEAHGYEVAPVTMDNGDYLFARAYDLARDRGDRAAADRITAEYLAYLERVVVFWERQSVAITGREIPQVLLLHANALNAATFPRIAGLLAGRGYTAIPLAQALADPVYRSDDRYTGPAGMSWLHRWAITRGLPGSTFRGEPEVPEWVQAAAR encoded by the coding sequence ATGCTCGCCGCCACGCTCCTGGCGGCCGCGCTCATGACCCAGGGGGACACCGGCCGCCGCATCGCGATCACCTTCGACGACCTCCCGCTCAGCCGCGCCGCCACCCCCGTGGCGGCGCAGGAGTCGCTCACCGTCGCGCTGGTCGCGGCGCTCACCGCCGCGCGAGTCCCCGCGATCGGCTTCGTGAACGAGGGCAAGCTGCGCGGCGACGACCGCGCGGTGGATCCCCGCCGCGTGGCGCTGCTCACCCGGTGGCTCGACGCCGGCCTCGAGCTGGGCAACCACACCGCCACCCACCCCGACCTGCACCAGGTCCCCCTCGCCGACGTCGAGGCCGACCTCCTCGCCGGGGAGGCGATCCTGCGGCCGCTGCTCGCCGCGCGCGGCGCCACGCCCCGCTACTTCCGTCACCCCTACCTGCACACCGGCCGCTCCCTCGCGGTGCGCGACGCCCTGCTCGCCTTCCTCGAGGCGCACGGCTACGAGGTGGCGCCGGTGACGATGGACAACGGCGACTACCTCTTTGCCCGCGCCTACGACCTGGCGCGGGACCGCGGCGACCGCGCCGCCGCCGACCGCATCACCGCGGAGTACCTGGCCTACCTGGAGCGGGTGGTGGTCTTCTGGGAGCGGCAGTCGGTGGCCATCACGGGGCGGGAGATCCCGCAGGTGCTGCTGCTGCACGCCAATGCCCTGAACGCCGCCACCTTCCCCCGGATCGCGGGGCTGCTCGCCGGGCGCGGCTACACCGCCATCCCGCTGGCGCAGGCGCTGGCCGACCCGGTGTATCGTTCGGACGACCGCTACACCGGCCCCGCGGGCATGAGCTGGCTGCACCGCTGGGCCATCACCCGCGGCCTCCCCGGGAGTACCTTCCGCGGGGAGCCCGAGGTCCCGGAGTGGGTCCAGGCCGCGGCGCGCTAG
- the upp gene encoding uracil phosphoribosyltransferase, whose translation MPHPSHPNLTVLEHPLIQHKLTLLRDRATSTRDFKQLVSEIAMLMAYEATKDLPTETHEIDTPLEHMTGRMVSDKKLTLVPILRAGLGMVDGVSQLLPTARVGHIGVARDEQSLEPHHYYAKIPGDEREGPAALAGMAHEREFFILDPMLATGGSATAAVTTLKTAGARRIRLLCIVAAPEGVRRMLDGHPDVRIFAAALDRGLNAQGYIVPGLGDAGDRLFGTR comes from the coding sequence ATGCCCCACCCCAGCCACCCGAACCTCACGGTCCTCGAGCACCCGCTCATCCAGCACAAGCTGACCCTGCTGCGCGACCGGGCCACCAGCACCCGCGACTTCAAGCAGCTGGTGAGCGAGATCGCGATGCTCATGGCCTACGAGGCCACCAAGGACCTCCCCACCGAGACCCACGAGATCGACACGCCGCTCGAGCACATGACCGGGCGGATGGTCTCCGACAAGAAGCTCACCCTGGTGCCGATCCTCCGCGCCGGGCTCGGCATGGTCGACGGCGTCTCGCAGCTGCTCCCCACCGCGCGGGTGGGGCACATCGGCGTGGCGCGCGACGAGCAGAGCCTCGAGCCGCATCACTACTACGCCAAGATCCCGGGCGATGAGCGCGAGGGCCCCGCGGCGCTGGCCGGCATGGCGCACGAGCGCGAGTTCTTCATCCTCGACCCGATGCTCGCCACCGGCGGCTCCGCCACCGCGGCGGTGACCACCCTCAAGACGGCCGGCGCCCGCCGCATCCGCCTGCTGTGCATCGTGGCCGCCCCGGAGGGCGTGCGCCGGATGCTCGACGGCCACCCCGACGTGCGGATCTTCGCCGCGGCGCTCGATCGCGGCCTCAACGCCCAGGGCTACATCGTCCCCGGGCTGGGCGACGCCGGCGACCGGCTCTTCGGCACCCGCTGA
- a CDS encoding flotillin family protein, whose product MDVVEAVAGVLSSAWWLVLLAVVVVFYKVVLRLFGAVIIPGTAIGVVRKRWVLLGSSRTLPDGKIIALHGEAGFQADTLAPGLHWGYWPWQYEISVVPFIDIPEGKLGVVDAKDGAPLTKRVFGREVDCDAFQNARGFLLKGGQRGPQIAIIPPGTYRVNTALFSVKLVPVLEIPEGKLGMVTTQDGSPLKTGEIAGREVPGHNTFQDGEAFVTSGGTKGLQAQVMMPGSYYLNPNFATVELANMTEVTIGHAGVVIAFVGEPGADVTGEGFKHGNLVKPGQRGVWVEPLDPGMYPINPKTNHVVAVPTTNVVLNWATGKTEAHKLDAKLSTITVRSSDGFTFNLDVSQIIHIPRSSAPKVIARFGSMDNLVTQVLEPTIGNYFRNAAQKSDAISFLKERTQRQGEAREHIQHALEQYDVQAVDTLIGDITPPESLMKTLTDRKLAEQERITYETQREAEATRQALEQSRALANTQAQVVDAERSVQIAEFHAQSAVKKAKGEAEAKTTNAAADAEVTTVTGTAEAGRIKAVGAAEAEVLKRKVESVDPQYYAAMDIFRNLATSQLKLVPDIAVAGGGGSGGPLDVLLAMALRDATKKEAVGK is encoded by the coding sequence ATGGACGTCGTCGAAGCGGTGGCGGGCGTGCTCTCGAGTGCGTGGTGGCTGGTGCTGCTCGCGGTGGTGGTGGTCTTCTACAAGGTGGTGCTGCGGCTCTTCGGCGCCGTGATCATCCCCGGCACCGCCATCGGCGTGGTCCGCAAGCGCTGGGTCCTCCTCGGCAGCAGCCGCACCCTCCCCGACGGCAAGATCATCGCGCTGCACGGCGAGGCCGGCTTCCAGGCCGACACCCTCGCGCCGGGCCTGCACTGGGGCTACTGGCCCTGGCAGTACGAGATCAGCGTCGTCCCCTTCATCGACATCCCCGAGGGCAAGCTCGGCGTGGTCGACGCCAAGGACGGCGCCCCCCTCACCAAGCGGGTCTTCGGCCGCGAGGTGGACTGCGACGCCTTCCAGAACGCCCGCGGCTTCCTGCTCAAGGGCGGCCAGCGCGGGCCCCAGATCGCCATCATCCCGCCCGGCACCTACCGGGTGAACACCGCCCTCTTCTCGGTGAAGCTGGTGCCGGTGCTCGAGATTCCCGAGGGCAAGCTGGGCATGGTCACCACGCAGGATGGCTCCCCGCTCAAGACCGGCGAGATCGCCGGCCGCGAGGTGCCGGGCCACAACACCTTCCAGGACGGCGAGGCGTTCGTCACCAGCGGCGGTACCAAGGGCCTGCAGGCGCAGGTGATGATGCCGGGCAGCTACTACCTGAACCCCAACTTCGCCACGGTCGAGCTGGCCAACATGACCGAGGTCACCATCGGGCACGCCGGCGTGGTCATCGCCTTCGTGGGCGAGCCCGGCGCCGACGTCACCGGCGAGGGCTTCAAGCACGGCAACCTGGTCAAGCCGGGCCAGCGCGGCGTGTGGGTCGAGCCGCTCGACCCGGGCATGTACCCGATCAACCCCAAGACCAACCACGTCGTCGCGGTCCCCACCACCAACGTGGTGCTCAACTGGGCCACCGGGAAGACCGAGGCGCACAAGCTCGACGCCAAGCTCTCCACCATCACGGTGCGCTCCTCCGACGGCTTCACCTTCAACCTCGACGTCTCGCAGATCATCCACATCCCGCGCTCCTCGGCGCCCAAGGTGATCGCGCGGTTCGGCAGCATGGACAACCTGGTCACCCAGGTGCTCGAGCCGACCATCGGCAACTACTTCCGCAACGCGGCGCAGAAGTCGGACGCGATCTCGTTCCTCAAGGAGCGCACCCAGCGCCAGGGCGAGGCGCGGGAGCACATCCAGCACGCGCTGGAGCAGTACGACGTGCAGGCGGTCGACACGCTCATCGGCGACATCACGCCGCCCGAGAGCCTGATGAAGACCCTGACCGACCGGAAGCTGGCGGAGCAGGAGCGGATCACCTACGAGACCCAGCGCGAGGCCGAGGCCACCCGCCAGGCGCTGGAGCAGTCGCGCGCGCTGGCCAACACCCAGGCGCAGGTGGTGGACGCGGAGCGGAGCGTGCAGATCGCCGAGTTCCACGCCCAGTCGGCGGTGAAGAAGGCCAAGGGCGAGGCCGAGGCCAAGACCACCAACGCCGCCGCCGACGCCGAGGTGACCACCGTGACCGGCACCGCGGAGGCGGGGCGGATCAAGGCCGTCGGCGCCGCCGAGGCGGAGGTGCTCAAGCGGAAGGTGGAGTCGGTCGATCCGCAGTACTACGCGGCGATGGACATCTTCCGGAACCTGGCCACCAGCCAGCTCAAGCTGGTGCCGGACATCGCGGTGGCGGGTGGCGGCGGCTCCGGCGGCCCGCTCGACGTGCTGCTGGCCATGGCGCTGCGGGATGCGACGAAGAAGGAAGCGGTGGGCAAGTAA
- a CDS encoding SET domain-containing protein-lysine N-methyltransferase, whose product MTASAPSPILLETPSIVVRRDPLKGRGVYAARAIEEGEILDLAPVSIITAAEAELLEGTPLAHHYFHWDGDEDDEAGWRGAIAYGVVSLVNHAEDANAGVWQEYERELVVLEALRPIAAGEEITIHYDVELWFDAV is encoded by the coding sequence ATGACCGCCTCCGCGCCCTCGCCGATCCTGCTCGAAACCCCGTCCATCGTGGTGCGCCGCGACCCGCTCAAGGGCCGTGGGGTGTACGCCGCCCGCGCCATCGAGGAGGGGGAGATCCTGGACCTCGCCCCGGTCTCGATCATCACCGCGGCGGAGGCGGAGCTGCTGGAGGGGACCCCGCTGGCGCACCACTACTTCCACTGGGATGGCGACGAGGACGACGAGGCGGGGTGGCGGGGGGCGATCGCGTACGGAGTGGTGAGCCTGGTGAACCACGCCGAGGACGCCAACGCCGGCGTGTGGCAGGAGTACGAGCGGGAGCTGGTGGTGCTCGAGGCGCTGCGGCCCATCGCGGCCGGCGAGGAGATCACCATCCACTACGACGTCGAGCTCTGGTTCGACGCGGTCTAG
- a CDS encoding SGNH/GDSL hydrolase family protein codes for MPLALLSLCLTLLGCQAPADGAPAEPTRILFLGNSFTYVNDLPAMVAAVTEQAGVPRPVTGMVALPNASLEDLMGEGTARARLDGARWDFVVLQQGPSTQPDSRVHLIEWTRQWAPLIRRAGAEPVLYMVWPGVDRVAATDDARVNYRDAARAVAGRFAPAGAAWRLALTAAPTPSVASGDGFHPSVAGTYLAAVVLVAVLTGADPAMLPAAVPGHPEIGAAAARQLQQVARQVLAEER; via the coding sequence ATGCCCCTCGCGCTGCTCTCGCTCTGCCTCACCCTGCTCGGCTGCCAGGCCCCCGCCGATGGCGCGCCCGCCGAGCCGACCCGCATCCTGTTCCTGGGGAACTCGTTCACCTACGTCAACGACCTCCCCGCGATGGTCGCCGCCGTCACGGAGCAGGCGGGCGTGCCCCGTCCCGTCACCGGCATGGTGGCGCTGCCCAACGCCTCGCTCGAGGACCTGATGGGGGAGGGCACGGCGCGGGCACGGCTGGACGGGGCGCGGTGGGATTTCGTGGTGCTGCAGCAGGGCCCCTCGACCCAGCCCGACAGCCGCGTGCACCTGATCGAGTGGACCCGGCAGTGGGCCCCGCTCATCCGGCGGGCCGGGGCGGAGCCGGTGCTCTACATGGTGTGGCCGGGGGTGGACCGGGTGGCGGCGACGGACGATGCGCGGGTCAACTACCGCGACGCGGCGCGCGCGGTGGCGGGGCGGTTTGCGCCGGCGGGCGCCGCATGGCGGCTGGCGCTCACCGCCGCGCCCACCCCCTCGGTGGCCTCAGGCGATGGCTTCCACCCCTCGGTGGCGGGCACCTACCTGGCCGCGGTGGTGCTGGTGGCGGTGCTCACCGGCGCCGATCCCGCGATGCTCCCGGCCGCGGTGCCGGGCCACCCGGAGATCGGGGCCGCGGCGGCGCGCCAGCTGCAGCAGGTGGCCCGGCAGGTCCTGGCGGAGGAACGCTAG
- a CDS encoding phosphodiester glycosidase family protein yields the protein MITGRTLLLAALGGAMLLVTGAGSRAPAAAGVTTWRAVRPGVELGERAVAAAGEGRWTELHLLRIDPARVRLRLQTRLGAGFDQGVWTVDSAPATALAAFNAGQFSGIAPWGWTVMDGVELRPPGSGPLSQAVVVDRAGSVRFLPPDSIAAARAAGGVELALQSYPALLVGEGEIPAALTTPGSGVGITHRDARLALCHLADGRLLVLLTRFDGLGEAGGAIPFGLTLAETAGLLREEGCRRAVALDGGISAQLAVRESGGRWQAWRGWRKVPLGVVVVER from the coding sequence GTGATCACCGGACGCACCCTGCTGCTCGCCGCGCTGGGGGGAGCGATGCTGCTCGTCACCGGCGCGGGGAGCCGCGCGCCCGCGGCCGCGGGCGTCACCACCTGGCGGGCGGTGCGCCCCGGCGTCGAGCTGGGGGAGCGCGCCGTTGCGGCCGCGGGTGAGGGGCGCTGGACCGAGCTGCACCTGCTCCGGATCGATCCGGCGCGGGTGCGGCTCCGGTTGCAGACCCGGCTGGGCGCCGGGTTCGACCAGGGCGTGTGGACCGTGGACAGCGCCCCCGCCACCGCGCTCGCCGCCTTCAACGCCGGCCAGTTCAGCGGCATCGCGCCGTGGGGCTGGACCGTCATGGACGGCGTGGAACTCCGCCCGCCGGGGAGCGGCCCGCTGTCGCAGGCGGTGGTGGTGGACCGCGCGGGCAGCGTGCGCTTCCTGCCGCCGGACAGCATCGCCGCCGCGCGCGCGGCCGGCGGCGTGGAGCTCGCCCTCCAGTCCTATCCCGCCCTGCTGGTGGGCGAGGGCGAGATCCCCGCCGCGCTCACCACGCCGGGCAGCGGGGTGGGCATCACCCATCGCGATGCGCGGCTCGCCCTCTGCCACCTGGCCGACGGCCGCCTGCTGGTGCTGCTCACCCGCTTCGACGGCCTGGGCGAGGCCGGCGGCGCCATCCCCTTCGGGCTCACCCTGGCCGAGACCGCGGGGCTGCTGCGGGAGGAAGGGTGCCGCCGCGCGGTGGCGCTCGATGGCGGCATCTCCGCCCAGCTGGCGGTGCGCGAGAGTGGCGGCCGCTGGCAGGCCTGGCGCGGCTGGCGCAAGGTCCCCCTGGGCGTGGTGGTGGTGGAGCGCTAG